A stretch of Carya illinoinensis cultivar Pawnee chromosome 14, C.illinoinensisPawnee_v1, whole genome shotgun sequence DNA encodes these proteins:
- the LOC122294430 gene encoding disease resistance protein RPV1-like gives MATLCFYIFIFFISFIFLFFLSFMVTQRPSSSTNSEDTEKRERDNSSCSEEDEKIISSSSPSSSTPRLTHDVFLSFYGEIISSSSPSSSTPRSKHDVFLSFYGEDTRRSFTDHLYFDLKRKGILVFRDDESLERGKCISQELPQAIQESQYAIVIFSANYASSKWCLRELAEIVEWEEKKNLTIIPIFYHVNPSDVRNQRGTFAEAFAAHEKDLKVDIKEIDTWRNACRKVGNVSGEHINGERYESVIREEISRSISTKLNSRFSHHDYKKLVAINSRVEDMMHLLAMESNDVRFLGIHGMGGVGKTTLAEIIYDRVSYQFEGSSFISHIRERSTTARDLASLQKELLHGIMQEEIPFWDDHQGIGMIMNKLQNKRVIIVLDDVDSEKQLTALAGNQKWFGPGSRVIITCRDSHLLRTHGVYGMYEVQLLQTDEALQLFSLSAFRKNNPPENYMDLSKHFVKYAQGLPLALKVLGSYLFGRTIDAWESARDQLEPIPNKHIMNILQISFEGLEESQQKLFLDVACFSQLDGWLKNDSEEALEIFGHYSNIEIEILINNSLVSKSKYESLVMHDLLKKMGQEIVRRECPIEPGKRSRLSHYRDVLGVLEKDTGTDAIEGIVLQDLPHMKKIRSLNAKAFSKMTKLRLLKISVPPIFSQIYPSPIIEWLGNPLKHMPSDKLRYFHWFNCPSKSWPSSFQPKNLIVLSMPGSRFKRIWKGLVVLHNLKLLDLSDSEDLIETPNLTGASNLEKIDLARCRSLCEVHPSIGVLKRLKHLSLNRCKCLRRLPAKFCLESLEILDLSGCTGLVNILDIQGDMTSLRIVYFSEPTKKDLPSSFMSFSGLRNLTLSGCKNISIFPSVICSLSSLESLHLYGWSRLQKFPDLSSLECLMHLKADGTALTQIPSVNLIPKSIRSFFLEGRKRMPCKPLPKRSSYLTYDIGTPVEYEMEGMLEVEALLINFGGTGKYSSNIIFADKVMIYAWSLGYGIPEWVHNRSNGSSLKIELDGTMKGVDCAIFIVCDYHQFHSPEGTSISSLFKERSYVKFKFCFETDDGSLGDCFYELRFPYSVDVVCFIKPIVFWAHTQTPKFFKRWKSNNLDKRSSIKISLTAEILDYVSNQTPVELEVKEWGMHLVCPDDAGLGLGLDLDSYLQFYSVWKCGMERNED, from the exons ATGGCCActctttgtttttatatttttatattttttatttcttttatttttttattttttctttcattcatggTCACTCAAAGACCCTCTTCATCTACTAATTCCGAAGATActgagaaaagagaaagagacaATTCATCTTGTTcggaagaagatgaaaaaatcaTATCCTCTTCCTCACCTTCTTCCTCGACGCCTCGATTGACACATGATGTTTTCCTTAGTTTCTATGGTGAAATCATATCCTCTTCCTCACCTTCTTCCTCGACACCTCGATCAAAACATGATGTTTTCCTTAGTTTCTATGGTGAAGACACTCGCAGGAGTTTCACGGATCATCtctattttgatttaaaacggAAAGGTATTCTTGTCTTTAGGGATGACGAATCACTGGAGCGAGGAAAATGCATTTCTCAAGAGCTTCCGCAAGCAATTCAAGAATCCCAATACGCCATCGTCATTTTTTCGGCAAATTATGCTTCTTCCAAATGGTGCCTCAGGGAACTTGCCGAGATCGTTGAATGGGAGGAAAAGAAGAATCTCACAATTATTCCTATTTTCTATCATGTGAATCCTTCAGATGTAAGAAATCAAAGAGGGACTTTTGCAGAAGCTTTCGCTGCACATGAAAAAGATCTCAAGGTAGACATCAAAGAGATTGATACGTGGAGAAATGCCTGCAGAAAAGTCGGTAATGTTTCCGGAGAGCACATAAATGGGGAACG GTATGAATCAGTAATTAGAGAAGAAATTAGTAGAAGTATATCTACTAAGTTGAATTCGAGATTCTCACATCATGATTACAAGAAACTTGTTGCAATAAACTCTCGTGTGGAGGATATGATGCACTTATTGGCTATGGAATCGAATGATGTTCGCTTCTTAGGAATTCATGGGATGGGTGGCGTTGGTAAAACAACACTGGCCGAAATAATTTATGATAGAGTTTCTTATCAATTTGAAGGAAGCAGCTTTATTTCTCATATTAGAGAAAGATCTACTACTGCTCGTGATCTAGCTTCTTTACAAAAAGAACTTCTTCATGGGATCATGCAAGAAGAAATACCTTTTTGGGATGATCACCAGGGAATTGGGATGATAATGAATAAGCTACAGAATAAAAGAGTTATTATCGTCCTTGATGATGTGGATAGTGAAAAGCAACTGACGGCATTAGCAGGGAATCAGAAATGGTTTGGTCCAGGGAGTAGGGTGATTATAACATGCAGAGATAGTCATTTGTTGAGAACACATGGAGTGTATGGTATGTATGAGGTTCAGCTGCTTCAAACTGATGAAGCTTTGCAACTCTTTAGTTTGTCAGCATTCAGGAAAAACAATCCTCCAGAGAATTACATGGATCTATCAAAGCATTTTGTGAAGTACGCTCAAGGCCTTCCTTTAGCTCTTAAAGTTTTGGGTTCCTACTTATTTGGGAGAACAATAGATGCATGGGAAAGTGCTAGGGATCAACTAGAACCAATTCCTAATAAACATATTATGAATATACTTCAAATAAGTTTTGAGGGGCTGGAGGAATCGCAGCAAAAATTGTTTTTGGATGTGGCATGTTTTTCTCAATTAGATGGGTGGCTAAAGAATGATTCTGAGGAAGCATTAGAAATTTTTGGTCATTATTCGAACATTGAGATTGAAATTCTCATCAACAACTCCCTCGTAAgcaaatcaaaatatgaaagcTTGGTCATGCATGATTTGCTAAAAAAAATGGGCCAGGAAATAGTTCGCCGCGAATGCCCTATAGAACCTGGAAAACGTAGTAGACTGTCTCATTACCGTGATGTCCTTGGCGTATTGGAGAAAGATACT GGAACTGATGCAATTGAAGGCATAGTACTCCAAGATTTGCCTCACATGAAAAAGATCAGATCACTCAATGCCAAAGCATTCTCAAAGATGACAAAATTAAGACTTCTTAAAATATCAGTTCCTCCAATATTTAGCCAGATTTATCCATCACCAATTATAGAATGGCTTGGAAATCCTTTAAAACACATGCCAAGCGATAAGTTGCGATACTTCCATTGGTTTAATTGTCCTTCAAAATCCTGGCCGAGCAGTTTCCAACCAAAAAATCTTATTGTACTAAGCATGCCTGGCAGTCGCTTCAAACGAATATGGAAGGGGTTGGTG GTTTTACACAATTTGAAGCTCTTAGATTTGAGTGATTCTGAGGACTTGATTGAAACACCAAATTTGACAGGAGCTTCAAATCTTGAGAAAATAGACCTTGCACGTTGTAGAAGCTTGTGTGAGGTCCACCCATCCATCGGAGTTCTCAAACGACTAAAGCATTTGAGCTTAAATCGTTGCAAGTGTCTTAGAAGACTTCCAGCCAAGTTCTGCTTGGAATCTCTTGAAATTTTGGATCTTTCTGGATGTACAGGACTTGTGAATATCCTGGATATTCAGGGAGATATGACATCTCTGCGGATAGTGTATTTTAGCGAGCCTACCAAAAAGGACTTACCATCATCGTTTATGAGTTTCTCTGGCCTTCGCAATTTAACGTTAAGTGGTTGcaaaaacatttcaatttttccGAGTGTTATTTGTAGTTTGTCATCTCTTGAAAGTCTCCATTTGTATGGTTGGTCAAGACTTCAGAAATTTCCAGACTTGAGTAGCTTGGAATGCTTGATGCATCTGAAGGCAGACGGAACTGCTCTAACACAAATACCATCTGTCAATCTAATCCCTAAGAGCATCCGTTCCTTTTTTCTCGAAGGACGAAAGAGGATGCCATGTAAACCTTTGCCGAAACGAAGCTCATATCTCACCTATGATATCGGAACACCTGTAGAATATGAGATGGAAGGAATGCTTGAGGTAGAAGCACTGCTAATTAATTTTGGCGGCACAGGCAAATATTCGTCAAACATTATCTTTGCCGATAAG GTGATGATATATGCGTGGTCCTTGGGATATGGAATTCCGGAGTGGGTCCACAATAGAAGTAATGGCTCCTCTCTAAAGATAGAGTTGGATGGTACTATGAAGGGGGTGGACTGTGCTATCTTTATTGTTTGTGATTATCATCAATTCCATTCCCCTGAAGGTACTTCAATTTCTTCGTTATTCAAGGAACGTTCATATGTGaagtttaaattttgttttgagacGGATGACGGTTCTCTAGGAGATTGTTTTTACGAACTTAGGTTTCCATATTCCGTGGACGTCGTATGTTTCATTAAGCCAATTGTATTCTGGGCGCATACACAAACTCCAAAGTTTTTCAAACGCTGGAAATCGAATAATTTGGATAAACGGAGCTCCATTAAGATTTCACTTACAGCAGAAATATTGGATTATGTCTCCAATCAAACTCCAGTGGAATTAGAAGTGAAAGAATGGGGGATGCATTTAGTATGTCCGGATGATGCTGGTCTTGGTTTGGGATTAGATTTAGATTCCTATCTTCAATTTTATTCAGTATGGAAATGCGGCATGGAGAGAAATGAAGATTAG